A genomic window from Salvia hispanica cultivar TCC Black 2014 chromosome 5, UniMelb_Shisp_WGS_1.0, whole genome shotgun sequence includes:
- the LOC125189709 gene encoding cation/H(+) antiporter 24-like — protein MTSNVNLTEPPELIKKGLVICRETHTYHTFGIFYGQNPLDFSFPLFLLQISTLLLITRLVRFLLKPLRQPNVVSEILGGIILGPSVLSRNDKLHAYIFPPEYNYVIKNVGLLGLIYFVFVSSVKMDVMEFKRSDRKNWYIAVFGMFVPLFCSVTVGMLQKNSLHAGLGTFSAIWGISMNLSIAAFPVVYPIVKELNLLSSGIGRMALTTTMISDFVGFHVLIVFEMLVQGQRKPIFSLWFFLSFIGVAVACLSGAKQFMDWIVRSTPEEKPVDEAYVTAILVAVIAAAFVTDTFGMSVANGPMWMGLVVPTGPPLGTALVQKIETIVTNILMPFIFMYIGLVFDFTSVSGQWSHMRPLMLMLISAYTMKILSTFIASRFNHMTIRDSLTLTLLLGLKGQVDFLMLVRLNDLKILDTPHFTAMALSATTMTALVTPLISILYDPRRPYLLDKRRNIQHSLPNAQLHILACIHSQENLSGLMRLIQVTNPTALTPLSVDALCLEDLIGSNPVLIDHQAEGEEETPDKSNVHSALKTFQDAMGDDCLTIHSYTTITSRTSMYQDICQMALANNASLVVLPSRDNNQSLNNQVLVHAPCSVAIIMDKSPHQTLVHGALRSPMQQLAMLFLGGADAREALAYADRMVGNPDVSLTVVRFLPGNTNTNTSEGDSDMEKKLDDGLVTQFWLKCEGKERISYREVVVNNGEETIAAIQAMDKQVYDLWIVGRKHGINPVLLSGLSGWSEENELGVIGEYVASADFNSTASVLAVQQQILRGQQKVSATSFFKTFPFSTCRNNLQSLHN, from the coding sequence ATGACGTCCAACGTTAACCTAACGGAGCCACCTGAGCTGATCAAGAAAGGTCTGGTGATATGCCGGGAGACCCACACCTATCACACCTTCGGCATTTTCTACGGCCAAAATCCCCTGGATTTCTCGTTTCCCCTTTTCCTCCTACAGATTTCCACTCTCCTTCTCATTACTCGCCTCGTCCGTTTCCTCCTCAAGCCCCTCCGCCAGCCCAATGTCGTCTCCGAGATCCTGGGCGGCATCATCTTAGGGCCTTCCGTGTTGAGCCGCAACGACAAGCTACACGCCTATATCTTCCCGCCTGAATACAACTATGTGATCAAGAATGTGGGCTTGCTGGGTCTAATCTATTTCGTCTTCGTCTCCTCCGTCAAAATGGACGTCATGGAATTCAAAAGATCAGACCGAAAAAATTGGTACATTGCCGTCTTCGGGATGTTTGTCCCCCTTTTTTGCAGTGTCACTGTGGGCATGCTCCAAAAGAATTCCTTACATGCAGGCCTTGGAACCTTCTCCGCAATTTGGGGTATCAGCATGAACCTGTCCATCGCCGCTTTCCCCGTCGTCTACCCCATCGTCAAGGAGCTCAATCTTCTCAGCTCCGGCATTGGCCGCATGGCCCTTACAACCACCATGATCTCCGACTTCGTCGGCTTCCATGTGCTCATCGTCTTTGAGATGCTCGTTCAGGGCCAACGCAAGCCCATTTTCTCCCTTTGGTTCTTCCTCTCCTTCATCGGTGTCGCTGTGGCCTGCCTTTCTGGAGCTAAGCAATTTATGGACTGGATCGTTAGAAGCACCCCAGAGGAAAAGCCGGTGGACGAGGCCTATGTCACTGCAATTCTCGTGGCCGTCATAGCGGCCGCGTTTGTCACTGACACTTTCGGGATGTCTGTGGCAAACGGACCCATGTGGATGGGCCTGGTTGTCCCAACAGGGCCTCCTTTGGGGACGGCTTTAGTGCAGAAGATAGAGACCATTGTCACAAACATCCTAATGCCATTTATCTTTATGTACATTGGTTTGGTTTTCGACTTTACCTCCGTCTCCGGGCAATGGTCTCATATGCGCCCGCTCATGCTCATGTTGATCTCCGCTTATACCATGAAGATTCTCTCCACTTTCATAGCTTCGCGCTTTAACCACATGACCATCAGAGACAGCCTCACGCTTACTCTTCTACTTGGGTTGAAGGGCCAAGTGGATTTCCTCATGCTTGTCCGTTTAAATGATTTGAAGATACTTGACACCCCTCATTTCACGGCCATGGCGCTCTCAGCCACCACCATGACCGCCCTGGTGACGCCGCTCATCAGTATCCTCTACGACCCCAGGCGGCCCTACCTGCTCGACAAGAGGAGAAACATCCAGCATTCTTTGCCCAATGCTCAGCTCCATATTCTGGCTTGCATCCACTCCCAAGAGAATCTCTCCGGGCTAATGAGGTTGATCCAGGTCACCAACCCTACAGCATTGACTCCTCTATCGGTCGACGCCCTCTGCCTGGAGGACCTCATCGGCTCCAACCCTGTCCTCATCGACCACCAGGCAGAGGGTGAGGAAGAAACACCCGACAAATCCAACGTCCACAGCGCCTTGAAGACGTTTCAAGACGCCATGGGCGATGACTGCCTCACCATACACTCTTACACCACCATCACCTCAAGGACGAGCATGTACCAGGACATCTGCCAGATGGCGCTCGCAAACAACGCCAGCCTGGTCGTCCTTCCTTCTAGGGACAACAACCAGTCCCTCAATAACCAGGTGTTGGTCCATGCGCCGTGCTCGGTGGCAATCATCATGGACAAAAGCCCGCACCAAACGCTCGTCCACGGCGCCCTAAGGAGCCCCATGCAGCAACTGGCGATGCTCTTCCTCGGAGGGGCGGATGCAAGAGAGGCTCTGGCATATGCTGACCGCATGGTCGGGAACCCAGATGTGTCTCTGACCGTGGTGCGATTCCTCCCGGGcaacaccaacaccaacaCCAGCGAGGGCGATAGTGATATGGAAAAGAAGCTGGATGACGGGCTGGTGACACAGTTCTGGCTCAAGTGTGAAGGGAAGGAGCGGATCTCGTATCGGGAGGTGGTGGTGAACAACGGGGAGGAAACTATTGCTGCTATACAGGCCATGGATAAACAAGTCTACGATTTGTGGATTGTGGGGAGGAAGCATGGTATAAATCCAGTCCTTTTGAGCGGATTGTCAGGTTGGAGCGAGGAGAACGAGTTGGGAGTTATCGGAGAGTATGTCGCCTCTGCAGATTTCAATAGCACGGCTTCTGTTCTCGCTGTGCAACAACAGATTTTACGAGGCCAACAAAAGGTTTCTGCTACTAGTTTCTTTAAAACCTTTCCCTTCTCTACATGTAGGAACAACTTACAATCtctacataattaa